In Beutenbergia cavernae DSM 12333, the DNA window GTGCCGGGCACGAACGTGGTGTCGACGCCGAAACGTCGCAGCGTCACGTCGAGCTGCGTCACGGTGCCCCCGTAGAGCTGCGACGACGCGACGATGTGGTCGCCGGCTCCCGCGAGCGCCGCGAACACGAGGAACTCAGCGGACATGCCCGACGCCGTCGCCACCGCCCCGATGCCGCCCTCGAGCGAGGCGATCCGCTCCTCGAGCGCGGCGACCGTCGGGTTCCCGATGCGCGAGTAGATGTTGCCGTACTTCTGCAGCGCGAACAGGTTCGCGGCGTCGTCGGTGCCGTCGAACACGAACGACGTCGTCTGGTAGATCGGCACGGCACGCGCGCCGGTCGTGGCGTCGGGGATCCCACCGGCGTGCAGCGCGCGCGTCCGGAAGCCGAACGTCCGCTCGCGGGGCGGCGTCGGCGGCGCGGTCTCGGTGGCGGGCTCGTGGTCGGCCGACGTCATGTCGCGGCTCCTTCAGGGTCGGACCACCGGCGCAGCAGGTACCGCTCAGCGAGGCCGACGACGCCGTCCGTCGCCTTCCCGAGCACGGCCAGCAGCACGATGGCGAGGATCATGCGGTCGACGCGGCCGTTCTGGCCGGAGTCGAGCAGGAGGAAGCCGAGCCCCATCGAGGAGTTGAGGAGCTCGGCGGCGACGAGGAACAGCCACGCCTGCGCCAGCGCGAGCCGCAGGCCCGACACGACCGCGGGGACGACGGCGGGCAGCTGCACGCGCGCGAGCAGGCGGGGGCCGCACAGGCCGTACGCGCGGCCGGCCTCGACGAGGTGCGGGTCGACGTGGCGCAGCGCGCCGGCCACCGTCGTGTACACGGGGAAGAACGCCCCGATGGCGATGAGGATCACCTTGGAGTCCTCGTTGATGCCGATCCACAGCACGAGCAGCGGCACCCAGGCGAGCGACGGGACGGCGCGCGCCCCGGCGAGCGTGGGCGCGAAGAGAGCGGCGCTGAGACGCGAGAGGCCCACCACGGATCCGACGGCGAGGCCGAGGAGGCCGCCGATGGCGAACCCGATGAGCACGCGCTGGGTGGAGATCGCCACGTACTGACCGAGCACACCGCGCTGCGCGAGGTCGACGGCGGCATCCCACACCGAGCCCGGCGAGGGCAGCTGGTAGGCCGGGACGACGCCGGTGGCCGTCACGAGCTGCCAGGCGGCGAGCAGGAGCAGCGGCACGATCAGGCCGACGGCGGTGCGCCACCAGCGCGAGCGCCGCGTCGTCGCGCGCCCGTGCGGGCGGCCGGGATCCGCCCCGTGGGGCACGCTCAGCGCCACGGCCGTGGCGACGTCACTCGTGGCGGTGGCCGTGCCGAGCGCGGTGTCGGACGGCGTCACCGTGGGCATCTGTGTCACGCGGCACCCCGGCTCATCCGCCGGCCCGCGCGGGGTCGGCACCCTCGGCGTACGTCGGCTCGAACAGCTCGTCGAGGGCCGTGTCGATGGCGTCCTGCGTCTGGACGTCGCCGGACTCCACGAAGATCGGCCCCACCACCTCGAGGACGGCGCGCTGCGTCTCGCCCGGCACGGGGTCGAGGTCCAGCACCGTGCGTTCCGTGATGACGGTCTCGGCGACCTCCGGGGCGATCCCGGCGACCTCGGCGAGGATCGCGACGACCTCGTCCGGGTTCTCCGCCGCCCAGACCCGCGCGCGCTCGTACGTGTCGACGACGAGCTGCGCCAGGTCCGGGCTGGTCTCGAGGAAGTCCTCGGTGGCGTTGAGGAAGCCGTACGTGTTGAAGTCGATGTTGCGGTAGACCAGCCGCGAGCCGGCCTCGGACTCGCTGGCGGCCATGAGCGGGTCGAGCCCGGACCAGGCGTCGACGGCGCCGGTCTCGAGCGCCGTCCGGCCGTCGGCGTGCTGGAGGTTCTGCACCTCCACCTCGTCGAGGCCGATGCCCGCCTCGTCGAGCGTCTGCAGCAGGAAGAAGTACGGGTCGGTGCCCTTCGTGGCGGCGATCGACGCGCCGCGCAGGTCCTCGACGCTCTGGATCGGCGAGTCCTCCGGCACCACGATCGCCGCCCACTCCGGCTGGGAGTAGAGGTCGATCGCCCGGATGGGCGACCCGTTGGCCCGGGCGAGCAGGGCGGCGGAGCCGGCGGTCGAGCCGACGTCGACGGCGCCGGCGCGCAGGGCCTCGTTCGCCTTGTTCGACCCGGCGGACTGCACCCAGGTGACCTCGACGTCGTCGCCCAGCGCCTCCTCGAGCCAGCCCTGGTCGCGGATCACCAGGCTCAGCGGGTTGTACGTGGCGAAGTCGAGCGTGAGCGTGCCGGCGCTCCACTCGGACTCCTCGGCGGCCGCCCCGGGGTCGGCGGCACCCCCTTCGCCGCTCACGCAGCCGGCGAGCACGAGCGCGGCGACGGCGCCGAGTGCAGCGAGGGCGGCGGGGCGGAACGTTCTCATCGGTTCTCCTGGGTCGGGGTGTGGTGGCTGTCGACGCCGAGCCGGGCGAGCAGGTCGACCCGGAGCTCGGCGAGGGTGGAGTCCGCGCGGTCACGGGGGCGTGGGGCACGGACGGGGACGACCGACCGCACCGAGGCACCCGCGGGGGCTGCGCCGTCGAGCGCCCCGAGGAGCACCACGCGATCCGCGAGGTACAGGGCCTCCTCGACGTCGTGCGTGACGAGCAGGATCGTCGTGGGCTGGGCGGCGTGGACGTCGAGGAGGAGGTCCTGCATCCGCAGTCGCGTGAGGGCGTCGAGGGCGCCGAACGGCTCGTCGAGGAGGAGCACCCCGGGGTCCCGCGCGAGGGCGCGGGCGAGCGACGTCCGTTGCGCCATCCCGCCGGAGACCTGGCGCGGGCGCAGCGTCGCGGAGGCGTCCAGGTCGACGAGCGCGAGCAGCTCGGCGACCCGACGGCGGCCCGCCGCCCGGTCGATCCCGCGCGGCAGGCCCACGGCCACGTTCTGCTCGAGCGTGCGCCAGGGCAGGAGGCGCGGTTCCTGGAACGCGACGGCCGTGCGGGGGTCGTAGCCGCGCACCGGTGCGGCGTCGATGACGACGGCGCCGGCGTCGGGGCTGTCGAGGCCGCCCACCTGGCGCAGGAGCGTGGACTTGCCGCAGCCCGAGGCGCCGAGGATCGCCACGATCTCGCCGGGGCCGACCTCGAGGTCGACGGCCGCGAGCACGGGGCGTGGCCCGGTGGGTGTCGCGAACGTGCGGCCGACGTCGCGGAGCCGCACGGGCAGCGCCGTGCCGCGCACGGGCGGGGCGGCGGTGAGGGCCATGGGTCTTCTCGCGATCTCGTGGTGCGGCTGGTGCGGTCGTGGCACGGCGACGTCGCGCGCGCGGGGCGCTCGGTGCCGGCACGAGGATCGCGGGGCGCGCGAGGTCGGCGCGACCACCCCCTCGTTCGTCTCGCATCGCGAGACGCGACGTCCACGGGATGCGGCGGGCGCCGTCGTCGGCCGCGTGCGCATCCACCGAAGCTCGCACTCCGCGTCGAACCTCGTACACCAGGGTGCGAGGTTCGACGCGGAGTGCGAGGTTCGGCGTGGCCGGCGCCGTCGTGCGACCGCGCGCGCCGCGACCTACGGTGTCCTCAGCGGCGCCGGTCCAGCCCGGACCCGCGCCGGACGCGGAGGTCGACATGAGACGCGGCATCGCCCGTGCGGCCGGCGCGCTCCTCCTCGCCGGGGCGTTCGCGGCCGCGGCCGCCTGCGGCTCGGACGACGGCGACGACCCCGAGCCCGGCGGCGACGGGGACGCCGCGACGACCGGCGAGGCCGGCCCCACCGAGACCCGGACCGTGACCGCCGACGAGGACGTCCGCGTGAGCGAGCCCGACGCCGAGGTGAGCTGCGAGGGCGGTGGGGACGTCGTCGTCGCCGCCGACGACTCCGTGGTCACGATCACGGGGTCCTGCGAGGAGGTGAGCGTCGAGGCGACGCGGGCCACGGTCGTCATCGACGTCACTCGTGACCTCGACATCGAGGGCGACGAGAACCAGGTCACCGCCGGCGACGTGACCGACCTGGACGTGCCCGGGAGCAGCAACACGGTCACCGTGACGGGCGTGGCCGAGATCGACGTCGACGGCGACCACAACGTCATCACCTACGGCGGGAACCCCACGGTCGAGGACGACGGGTCGGGGAACCTCATCGCCACCGGTTGACGTCACCCGCGACCGGCGGGGCCGGCGAACGCGGAACTGGGGTCGATCCGGGAGCACATGGCTCCCGGATCGACCCCAGTCCGTGGGTGCGTCAGCTCGCGGCGGGCTGCGTCTCGCGGCCGGCGCGGATCGCGGCCCGGCCGGACGGCGTCCGCACTGCCAGGGTCATCACGGCGATCGTGGCGACTCCCCCGATGACGAGGAGCGACTGCACGCTCATGACGTCGGCGAGCGGGCCGAACGCGCTCATCCCGATCGGGGCGGCGAGCGCCATCACGATGCCCACGTAGCTGAACACCCGGCCCTGCATCTCGGGGGCGACGGTCTCCTGCACGAGCGTCATGAACGGCGTCGAGAACAGCGGGACGCACAGGCCGAAGGCGAACATGAAGCCGTAGAAGATCCAGAGGTTGGGGCTCAGGCCGAGGGCGATGGTCGCGGCGGCGAACCCGAACGTCGAGACCAGGATGAGGCCGATCCGGCTGTGCTTCGCGAGCACCGTGGCCACGGCGACCCCGCCGAGGATCATCCCGACGCTGAACGCGACCTCCAGCACCGTGACCATCCAGACGTCGCTGCCGAACGTGCGCGCCACCATGAGCGGCGTGATGAACGACGGCGCCCCGGTCAGCAACATCATGATCGCGAACACCCCCAGGAGCCACCGCACCACCGGGTTGTGCCGGACGTACCGCAGCCCGCCGACCAGGTCCTCGCGGTAGCTCGACGTCTTCTCCGCGACGGCGGTGAGCGTCGGCACGGCGACCCGGGCCAGGAGCGAGATGCCGATCGCGGCCGTCACGACGTCGAGGAAGAAGATCGGGACGATGCCGAACGCGCCGTAGACGCCGCCGGCCACCGCGGGAGCGAGGAGCGCCATCGCCGACTGGATCGTGGAGAAGGTGCCGTTGACCCGCATCAGCTGATCCTCCGGCGCGATCTGCGGGATCATTGCCTGCACGGCCGGGGTCTGCACGCCCGCTCCGAGCGACCGCACAGCGACGGCCAGCAGGATGATCCAGAGCTCCGTGACTCCGGTGAGCATGATGAGGGCGAGCGCCAGGGTGACGGTCGCGATGACGGCGTCGGCGGTCATCGCCAGCACGCGGCGGTTCATCCGGTCGGCCAGCACGCCGCCGAAGATCGAGACGAGGCCCTGCGGGGCGAATGCGGCGATCGCGTAGAGGGCGACGGCGAAGCCGGAGCGGGTCTCGAGCGTGACGTACCACATGACCGCGTACTGGACGACCATCGAGCCGAACAACGAGGTCGTCTGGCCGACGAGGAACTTCGTGACGTTGCGGCTGAAGCCGCGGGTGCGGGGCTGGGTCTCGGGGGTCTCGACGCCGTCGGTGGCGTCGGCAGGGACTGTCTCGATCTCTGTCGCGTCAGTGGCGACGGCGGTGGCGGTCATGTCGAGCTCCAAAGTCTGGTGTCGGGTGCCTTCACCGATACGTCGAACGGCGTGGCGCCCGATCGACACGGACGGACGAGAAGTTTCTGGGGAGCCCCCGGACGGCCGTCGAGGTGGCGCAGATGGTCGCCCGGGCTGCCCGCATACCGCCATCTGCGCCACCTCGCCGGGTCGACCACACGTCGACCTGGCGCGAACGGTCCCCTGAACGGACGACAGACCGCCATCTGCGCCAGCTCGGCGCCGGGATAGCGGCCGCAGCCGCGTAGCCTTGCGGGTGCACGACGGCGGGGCGTCACGTCCCGTCGTCGTCGGGCCTCTAGCTCAACTGGCAGAGCAACGGACTTTTAATCCGTGGGTTCAGGGTTCGAGCCCCTGGGGGCCCACGCCCGAGCGAGACTCCGACAGCGAGGAACGAGCGCAGGAGGATCGCGACCGAGGGGAAGCGAGCGAGACTCCGACAGCGAGGCCTCGCCGAGTTCGTACCTCGGCGGCGAGCTCGCACACCCGGGTGTGCGAGCTCGCCGCCGGGGTACGAGCTCGGGCAGTCGTGCGTCGAGCGGCTCCGCGAGGGCTATGAGGTCGGGCGCTGGGCTCACCGACCGGCGACGGTCCGCGACGAGCGACCTACGGTGCGAGTCGCGCCTCGACGTCGCCGACGCCGTCGATCGAGGCGGTCACGACCAGCCCCGCCTCGTACTCCCCACGCGTCACGCGGATCCGCGCCGACGTCGCCCCGAGCGTGACGACGTCGCCCGGGAACAGCGTGATCCGCGCCGAGATCGTGCGCACCAGCTCGTCCGGGCCTGCCACGTAGTCCGACGTCGACGACGTGACGGTGCGGTCCCCCACGCGCAGCGTCATCGACCGCCCGCGCCAGTCGCCGCCGAGCGGCGTCGGCGCGGGCAGCACGACGTTGAACCCGTCCGCCCAGCGCCCGTACACCGCCGGGATCCCTCGCTCGCCGACCCGCGCCGGCTCGGCCACCGCCTCGGCGAACGACTGGTCGCACAACGAGATCAGCGGGGTGAACCCGAGGAGCACACCGGACGCGTCGGACGCCCGCGAGGTCAGCGCCCGCACCACGAACGCCAGCTCCACCCCCACGACGAGGTCCGTGGCCCGCGGCGGGATCTCGACGTCGGCCCCGCTCGTGCCGAGCGCGCTGGAGGGACCGTTGAGGAAGCGCGGCACCTCCAGCCGGGGCAGCCCGTCCAGCCGCTCGGACTCCTCGTGGTTGCCGAACGACGTCCACAGGTGCCGGACGCCGGACGCCGACCACTCGTCCGGACTCATGAGCACCTCACCGGACTCGACCACCTGGCGCACCGCGTACGACGGGTGCGGATCCACGCCCTGCCGCCCGCCGCCGCCGTCGTCCTCGGAACGCTGCCCCACCCGCACGGGGTTCGCGAGCGCCCCGACGCCCTCCACCTCGACCTCCAGCCGGAGTCCCGGGTCCGCGACGTCGTCCGGATGCACCGGCAGCCCGTCCACGCCCATCGTGCCGAGGTGGATCACGTCGCCGGGATACAGCGTCGCGAACGACGAGTACCACTGGATGACCCGCTCGATGCCCATGAGCGTCGCGCCGCTGTGGGCCCGGTCGCGCGCGAGCCCCGACTGCCGCGTGTACATGAGCAGGTCGTACGGGTCACTCACCGACTCACGGGTCACGAGGTACGGCCCCATCGGGGCCAGCGTGTCCGCCTTCTTCCCGCCCCACGAGGCCGTGGCCTGGTACAGCCAGTCGTCGTAGCCCGGCGGCAGGCCGTACCCGACGCCGTCGTTCCCCGGCACGATGTCGTAGTAGTACGTGCTCGAGACGTCGTTGACCACCGTGTAGCCGGCAACGTGCTCCATGGCCCGCTCCAGCGGGATGTACCGGCCCTGCTTCCCGATGACGACGGCGAGCTCGACGTTGTACGCCAGCCGCGGCACGTCGTCGTCGGCCGGCACGGTGATGGCCGCGCCGTGACCGATCGCCGCGCCCTGCGGCCTCTGGTGCGCGAGCGGGAACAGGTTGAGGACGCCGATGCCGGGCTTGCTCCGCACGAACGACGGCGAGTTCGTCACCAGCCCCCAGTACAGCCGGGGCCGCGGGATCGGCGCGAGGAGCTCGACGTCGTCCAGCCGGTGACCGGCGCGCAGCAGGAGCGTCGCGTCCACGCGGGCGATGAACCGCTCGACGTCGGCCGCCAGGCGCCCGAGCGCCGTCATCCCGGCGTCCTCGAGGGCGAGGAGCTCCACCAGGGTGGCCGGCCAGGCCCCGCCGGGCGGCACGGGCCGGGCACCCACCGGGAACGACGACCCGATCGCCGCGTAGGCGTCGAGGAACGCCGCCGCGCGCGCCGGGTTCACCACCCAGCGCGTGCCGGCGTCGTCGAGGACGACGCCCCACTCCTCGCGTCCGGAGACGACGTAGCTGGCGAGTCGCACGCGGCCCCCGGCCTAGATCCGGCCGCCGAGCGGCAGTCGCCGCCAGGTGGTGCCGTCGGCGACGGCGAGCGCCGTGCCGCCGGGACCGTCGACGAGCACGACGGCGCCCGCCGTGGGCTCCGGGAGCTGCCCGGCCGACGCCGTCGCGAGCTGGAGCTGGTGGGCGAACACGGTGCGGATCCGGTTCTCCGCGGATCCCACGTCGCGCACGTTGTCGGCGCTGGGGACGAGCCCGGTGATGTCCACGCGCATGGACGTGACCCCGTTCGAGCTGTTCGTCGAGCACAGCAGCTCCGTCGCGGCGGCCCCGGAGTCGTTCGCCGGGACCACGCGCACACCGCCCTTCACACCAGGTCCTGCGCCCGTCGCGGCGTCCGACGCCGCCAGGAAGCTGCCGTACGCGTCCTCGCCCACCGACGGTGTGCCGGTCGCGCGGACGACGAGCGCGCCGTTCGCGGCGGCCGTCAGCTCGTGCCCGTTCGCACCGGCGGTGCGGCGCTCGACGTAGCTGTCGGCGCCCAGGGCCTCGGCGTACAGCACGCCCGCCGTGTTCTCGAAGACGTTGCCGACGATCGTCGACCCGGTCACGGCACCGATCACCCGCACCGGCGGCGCGCCAGCCACCGTGTTGGCGGCGAACGCGTTGCCCGTCACCGACAGGCCCGCCGCGTCGCCGTTGACCCGGATCGCCGCCCACCGCTCCTCGGCGTCGAGGTTCCAGTGGTCGAACGAGTTGGCCGAGACGGTGACCGCCGACGCGCCGGCCGCGAAGTAGACCGGCGACCCGCTCACCCAGTTGAACGAGTTGCCCGTGATCGTCACGTTGCGGGCCGTCGCCTCCGGCCGGAACTCGATGGCGTGCGTCGGCCGGCCGCCGCCGCCCGGCTCGCCGCCCCCGAGGACGTTCCCCGTGAACGTCAGGTTCGTGCCGCCGGACGTCACGGCGATGATCGACCCGTTCGAGCCGTTCTCGACGACGTTCCCGGAGAACGTCGAGTTCACGATCCCGCCGGCGAACAGGCGACGCCCGATGTCCAGCAGGTTGTTCGCGATGATCGCCCCGCGGAAGTTGTGGGCGTCCGCGCCCGTGGTGATCACGGCCGTCCCCATGCTGTGGAAGTGGTTGCCCTCGATGAGCCACTTCCGCATCCCGTACGGGAGGAGGTGCACGCCACTGCCGGCGACCCCCGCCGTCGGCCACGAGATGTCGAGCCCGTAGTCCCCGACCGCGACGAGGTTGTTCGTGAACACGAGGCCGCGACCGACGTGCTTCACCGCCGTGTAGAACTCGACGAACGTGCACTCGGTGATCGTCGGGTCGACGTCGTCGGTGTTCGGGCTCACGGCGTCGGGGTCGCGCGCGATGTGCAGCGCGACGGTGTTCTGCAGGCTCGCAGGCGCGACGAACGCCAGCCCCCGGATCCCGGCGAGCGGCGCCCGCAGGAGGATCGCCGTGCCGTCGAAGTCCGCCTTGATGATCGACGAGCGCACGCCCATCGTCCCCGCGCCGGTCAGC includes these proteins:
- a CDS encoding ABC transporter permease, giving the protein MPTVTPSDTALGTATATSDVATAVALSVPHGADPGRPHGRATTRRSRWWRTAVGLIVPLLLLAAWQLVTATGVVPAYQLPSPGSVWDAAVDLAQRGVLGQYVAISTQRVLIGFAIGGLLGLAVGSVVGLSRLSAALFAPTLAGARAVPSLAWVPLLVLWIGINEDSKVILIAIGAFFPVYTTVAGALRHVDPHLVEAGRAYGLCGPRLLARVQLPAVVPAVVSGLRLALAQAWLFLVAAELLNSSMGLGFLLLDSGQNGRVDRMILAIVLLAVLGKATDGVVGLAERYLLRRWSDPEGAAT
- a CDS encoding aliphatic sulfonate ABC transporter substrate-binding protein → MRTFRPAALAALGAVAALVLAGCVSGEGGAADPGAAAEESEWSAGTLTLDFATYNPLSLVIRDQGWLEEALGDDVEVTWVQSAGSNKANEALRAGAVDVGSTAGSAALLARANGSPIRAIDLYSQPEWAAIVVPEDSPIQSVEDLRGASIAATKGTDPYFFLLQTLDEAGIGLDEVEVQNLQHADGRTALETGAVDAWSGLDPLMAASESEAGSRLVYRNIDFNTYGFLNATEDFLETSPDLAQLVVDTYERARVWAAENPDEVVAILAEVAGIAPEVAETVITERTVLDLDPVPGETQRAVLEVVGPIFVESGDVQTQDAIDTALDELFEPTYAEGADPARAGG
- a CDS encoding ABC transporter ATP-binding protein, encoding MALTAAPPVRGTALPVRLRDVGRTFATPTGPRPVLAAVDLEVGPGEIVAILGASGCGKSTLLRQVGGLDSPDAGAVVIDAAPVRGYDPRTAVAFQEPRLLPWRTLEQNVAVGLPRGIDRAAGRRRVAELLALVDLDASATLRPRQVSGGMAQRTSLARALARDPGVLLLDEPFGALDALTRLRMQDLLLDVHAAQPTTILLVTHDVEEALYLADRVVLLGALDGAAPAGASVRSVVPVRAPRPRDRADSTLAELRVDLLARLGVDSHHTPTQENR
- a CDS encoding DUF3060 domain-containing protein — translated: MRRGIARAAGALLLAGAFAAAAACGSDDGDDPEPGGDGDAATTGEAGPTETRTVTADEDVRVSEPDAEVSCEGGGDVVVAADDSVVTITGSCEEVSVEATRATVVIDVTRDLDIEGDENQVTAGDVTDLDVPGSSNTVTVTGVAEIDVDGDHNVITYGGNPTVEDDGSGNLIATG
- a CDS encoding MFS transporter: MTATAVATDATEIETVPADATDGVETPETQPRTRGFSRNVTKFLVGQTTSLFGSMVVQYAVMWYVTLETRSGFAVALYAIAAFAPQGLVSIFGGVLADRMNRRVLAMTADAVIATVTLALALIMLTGVTELWIILLAVAVRSLGAGVQTPAVQAMIPQIAPEDQLMRVNGTFSTIQSAMALLAPAVAGGVYGAFGIVPIFFLDVVTAAIGISLLARVAVPTLTAVAEKTSSYREDLVGGLRYVRHNPVVRWLLGVFAIMMLLTGAPSFITPLMVARTFGSDVWMVTVLEVAFSVGMILGGVAVATVLAKHSRIGLILVSTFGFAAATIALGLSPNLWIFYGFMFAFGLCVPLFSTPFMTLVQETVAPEMQGRVFSYVGIVMALAAPIGMSAFGPLADVMSVQSLLVIGGVATIAVMTLAVRTPSGRAAIRAGRETQPAAS
- a CDS encoding fumarylacetoacetate hydrolase family protein; the protein is MRLASYVVSGREEWGVVLDDAGTRWVVNPARAAAFLDAYAAIGSSFPVGARPVPPGGAWPATLVELLALEDAGMTALGRLAADVERFIARVDATLLLRAGHRLDDVELLAPIPRPRLYWGLVTNSPSFVRSKPGIGVLNLFPLAHQRPQGAAIGHGAAITVPADDDVPRLAYNVELAVVIGKQGRYIPLERAMEHVAGYTVVNDVSSTYYYDIVPGNDGVGYGLPPGYDDWLYQATASWGGKKADTLAPMGPYLVTRESVSDPYDLLMYTRQSGLARDRAHSGATLMGIERVIQWYSSFATLYPGDVIHLGTMGVDGLPVHPDDVADPGLRLEVEVEGVGALANPVRVGQRSEDDGGGGRQGVDPHPSYAVRQVVESGEVLMSPDEWSASGVRHLWTSFGNHEESERLDGLPRLEVPRFLNGPSSALGTSGADVEIPPRATDLVVGVELAFVVRALTSRASDASGVLLGFTPLISLCDQSFAEAVAEPARVGERGIPAVYGRWADGFNVVLPAPTPLGGDWRGRSMTLRVGDRTVTSSTSDYVAGPDELVRTISARITLFPGDVVTLGATSARIRVTRGEYEAGLVVTASIDGVGDVEARLAP
- a CDS encoding right-handed parallel beta-helix repeat-containing protein, which encodes MDTAVDRRHLLRAAGIAGLGVAALAAGSAPAGATPDDGATPGDAAAGATPAVDVAGATTPQDFGAVGDGVADDTAAIQQAIDAQASKLNKIVYFPPGTYRTTATLVVPDTEGAGATNFNRIVLTGAGTMGVRSSIIKADFDGTAILLRAPLAGIRGLAFVAPASLQNTVALHIARDPDAVSPNTDDVDPTITECTFVEFYTAVKHVGRGLVFTNNLVAVGDYGLDISWPTAGVAGSGVHLLPYGMRKWLIEGNHFHSMGTAVITTGADAHNFRGAIIANNLLDIGRRLFAGGIVNSTFSGNVVENGSNGSIIAVTSGGTNLTFTGNVLGGGEPGGGGRPTHAIEFRPEATARNVTITGNSFNWVSGSPVYFAAGASAVTVSANSFDHWNLDAEERWAAIRVNGDAAGLSVTGNAFAANTVAGAPPVRVIGAVTGSTIVGNVFENTAGVLYAEALGADSYVERRTAGANGHELTAAANGALVVRATGTPSVGEDAYGSFLAASDAATGAGPGVKGGVRVVPANDSGAAATELLCSTNSSNGVTSMRVDITGLVPSADNVRDVGSAENRIRTVFAHQLQLATASAGQLPEPTAGAVVLVDGPGGTALAVADGTTWRRLPLGGRI